The window CGACGCCGAAGGCGCCATGTCCACGTACGAGGTGGACGGGATCTCCTCCGACATGTCCTTCCTGGAGATGCTCGACACCCTCAACGAGGAGCTCATCCTCAAGGGCGAGGACCCGGTCGCCTTCGACCACGACTGCCGTGAGGGCATCTGCGGTGCGTGCTCGCTCGTGATCAACGGCGATGCGCACGGGCCCGAGCGGACGACCACGTGTCAGCTGCACATGCGGTCGTTCAAGGACGGCGACACGATCGACATCGAGCCGTGGCGGGCGTCGGCGTTCCCGGTGATCAAGGATCTGGTCGTCGACCGGTCCGCGTTCGACCGGATCATCCAGGCCGGTGGGTACATCACCGCGCCGACCGGCGCGGCCCCCGAAGCGCACGCCACGCCGGTGCCGAAGCCGGACGCCGACTTCGCCTTCGAGCACGCCGAGTGCATCGGGTGCGGGGCGTGTGTCGCCGCGTGCCCGAACGGGGCGGCGATGCTGTTCACCTCCGCCAAGATCAACCATCTCAACGTGCTGCCGCAGGGGGCTCCCGAGCGGGAGACGCGGGTGCTCGACATGGTGGCGCAGATGGACGACGAGGGCTTCGGCGGCTGCACGCTCACCGGTGAGTGCGCCACCGCCTGCCCCAAGGGCATCCCGCTCATGTCCATCACCGGCATGAACAAGGAGTGGCTGCGGGCCACGCGGAAGGTGAAGCGGTAAGCCGGGCCGCACAGCAGACGTTCGCCGACAGGTGCGGACGGACGGGGCCGGGAGTGGTGCTCTCCGGCCCCGTCTCGCGTTCTCGCGCCCGCCAAGTGAACGGCACCGGAGCGCCCGGCTGACCGGCCGGGCACCGGAAGGTGGACGGCCGGTACCGGCCCACGCCGTTCAACATTCGCACATCCACTCTCCTGGCACAGGTCACGCATACGCCAACCGGCATCGGAAGAACAGGGGCGGCACACCGCATCGCTCCCACCACTCTCCGCTCGCCGTCCCCGGCCCGTGACCAGGAGTAAGCCATGACCGGCGTACTGACCGTCGAACGTCCCCCGCAGCCCACGGCACCCACCCGCTACACCGTCGGCCTCGCCCGCAACGAGGAGGACGTGCGCGCCGCCCAGCGGCTGCGGCACGACGTCTTCGCCGGCGAGATGGGAGCCCTGCTGTCCACCCCGCAGCCGGGCCACGACATCGACGCCTTCGACGCGTACTGCGACCACCTGCTGGTCCGCGAGGAGGTGTCCGGACAGGTCGTCGGCACCTACCGGTTGCTGCCGCCGGAGCGCGCCGCGGTGGCGGGCCGCCTGTACTCCGAGGGCGAGTTCGACCTCACCCGCATCGACGCCCTGCGCCCGAACCTCGTCGAGGTCGGCCGCTCCTGCGTCCACCCCGACCACCGCGACGGCGCCGTCATCAGCCTCATCTGGGCCGGCATCGCCCGCTACATGGTCGACCGCGGGCACGAGTGGCTGGCCGGCTGCTGCTCGATCCCGCTGGCCGACGGCGGCACGCTCGCCGCCGGGACCTGGGACCGGGTGCAGGCCAAGCACCTGGCTCCGGAGGAGTACCGCGTACGGCCGCTGCGCCCCTGGCAGCCGACCGCCCCCGCGCCCGCCACCCGCACCGAACTCCCGGCCCTCCTGCGCGGCTACATCCGCCTCGGCGCCTGGGTCTGCGGCGAGCCCGCGCACGACCCGGAGTTCGGGGTCGCCGACATGTACGTGCTGCTGTCGATGCGCCGGGTCAACGCGCGCTATCTGCGGCACTTCCTCTCCCTCGTCCCGGCGTGACGGACGTGGCGGCCATGAGCACCCACTCCCTCGGCGCCCTGGGTCTGCCCACGGCGACCACTCTCACGGCCGGGGCGACCGCCACACCGGCCGCGAGCGCCCACCCCGCCGAGGCGGCGACCCTCTGGCGGCCCAGCGCCCCCTGCACGCCGCACGCGTGCGTGCACGTGACGGGACCGGCCAGGGCGCTACCACTGGCCGTCCTGCGGATCGCGGCGGTCCTGGCCCTGCTGGTGGCCGGGTTCCTGGTCACCCCGCTCGGCGGCCGGATACCCGCGGGACTCGTCCGACGCTGGTGTCTGTGGGTCGTACGGGCCTCGGGTGTCCGCGTACGGATCGACGGCGGCGCCGCGCCCGACGGCGGGCTGCTGCTCGTCGCCAACCACGTCTCCTGGCTGGACATCCCGCTGCTCGCCGCCGTGCGCCCGGCCCGGATGCTCGCCAAGTCGGAGATCCGGCAGTGGCCGGTGGCGGGGTGGCTGACCGCTCGCAGCGGCGCCCTGTTCATCGACCGGGACCGTATCCGCGCCCTGCCCGAGACGGTGGGCCGGATCGCCGAGGCGCTGCGGGCCGGCGAAGCGGTCGCCCTGTTCCCCGAGGGCAGCACCTGGTGCGGCCGTGCCCAGGGCCACTTCCGCCGGGCCGCCTTCCAGGCAGCCCTCGACGCGGGCGTCCCCGTCCAGCCGGTCCGCCTGCGCTACCTGACGGCCCAGGGCGCGCCCAGCACGGCGGCCGCCTTCGTCGGCGAGGACTCGCTGCTCACCTCCGTGTGGCGGGTGGTGAGGGCACGCGAGCTGGCCGCCGAGGCGGAGGTACTGGAGCCGGTCGCGCCGGGCAGCCGCCCCGACCGCCGCTCGCTGGCCCGGGCGGCCGAAGACTCCACGCTCCTCGGGGCGCGGCAGGTCCAGAGCCCCGGCCCGCCCCGCACCGCGCCCTTCCCGGCTCCCGGTGTGGTCCGCACGGCACCCGTCACCGACGCCGAACAGCAGCCGCCGGCCCCGTCGCGCGAGGCCGTTACGGCATGACCCGGGCGAGATACGGCGCCGTCGCGCTGCCTGTCGCCCGTGCCACCTGAGCGGGCGGACCCGCCACCACGATCCGTCCGCCCGCGTCACCGCCGCCCGGCCCCAGGTCGATCACCCAGTCCGCGCCCGCGACGACGGACATGTCGTGCTCGACCACGACGACGGTGTGCCCGGCGTCGACGAGCCCGTGCAGCTGGCGCATGAGCACCTCGACGTCGGCCGGGTGGAGTCCGGTCGTCGGCTCGTCGAGAAGGTAGAGCGTGTGGCCGCGACGGCCGCGCTGGAGCTCGCTCGCCAGCTTGATGCGCTGGGCCTCACCGCCGGACAGCTCGGTGGCGGGCTGGCCGAGCCGCAGGTAGCCGAGACCGACGTCGAGCAGGGTGGCCAGGCTGCGGGTCACGGCCGGTGTGTCCGCGAAGAAGTCCGCGGCCGCCTCGACGGTGAGGTCCAGCACCTGCGCGATGTTCCGCCCCCGGTACGCCACTTGGAGCGTCTCGGTGTTGTAGCGCGCCCCGCCGCAGTCCGGGCACGGCGCGTACGTGCTCGGCAGGAACAGCAGCTCGACGCTGACGAACCCCTCGCCCTGGCAGGTCTCGCAGCGTCCTCCCGCGACGTTGAAGGAGAAGCGCCCGACGCCGTAACCACGCGAGCGTGCCTCGTCGGTGGCCGCGAACACCTTGCGCACGACGTCGAAGAGGCCGGTGTAGGTGGCGAGATTGGAGCGCGGGGTGCGGCCGATCGGCT of the Streptomyces sp. T12 genome contains:
- a CDS encoding GNAT family N-acetyltransferase is translated as MTGVLTVERPPQPTAPTRYTVGLARNEEDVRAAQRLRHDVFAGEMGALLSTPQPGHDIDAFDAYCDHLLVREEVSGQVVGTYRLLPPERAAVAGRLYSEGEFDLTRIDALRPNLVEVGRSCVHPDHRDGAVISLIWAGIARYMVDRGHEWLAGCCSIPLADGGTLAAGTWDRVQAKHLAPEEYRVRPLRPWQPTAPAPATRTELPALLRGYIRLGAWVCGEPAHDPEFGVADMYVLLSMRRVNARYLRHFLSLVPA
- a CDS encoding 1-acyl-sn-glycerol-3-phosphate acyltransferase, whose translation is MSTHSLGALGLPTATTLTAGATATPAASAHPAEAATLWRPSAPCTPHACVHVTGPARALPLAVLRIAAVLALLVAGFLVTPLGGRIPAGLVRRWCLWVVRASGVRVRIDGGAAPDGGLLLVANHVSWLDIPLLAAVRPARMLAKSEIRQWPVAGWLTARSGALFIDRDRIRALPETVGRIAEALRAGEAVALFPEGSTWCGRAQGHFRRAAFQAALDAGVPVQPVRLRYLTAQGAPSTAAAFVGEDSLLTSVWRVVRARELAAEAEVLEPVAPGSRPDRRSLARAAEDSTLLGARQVQSPGPPRTAPFPAPGVVRTAPVTDAEQQPPAPSREAVTA
- a CDS encoding succinate dehydrogenase/fumarate reductase iron-sulfur subunit — protein: MKLTLRVWRQKNADAEGAMSTYEVDGISSDMSFLEMLDTLNEELILKGEDPVAFDHDCREGICGACSLVINGDAHGPERTTTCQLHMRSFKDGDTIDIEPWRASAFPVIKDLVVDRSAFDRIIQAGGYITAPTGAAPEAHATPVPKPDADFAFEHAECIGCGACVAACPNGAAMLFTSAKINHLNVLPQGAPERETRVLDMVAQMDDEGFGGCTLTGECATACPKGIPLMSITGMNKEWLRATRKVKR